In the genome of Limisphaerales bacterium, the window GAGTTACAGTCTGCCCCGTTTGACCGCTTCGGTATCCTCCCACTCGGAGGGCGGGAAACCTAGTGGAAAGCTTTGGGTGTGACAACCCCAAATCCTCCGGCCCCATCAGGCACCCTATCGGGCACGGTGTTCCGAGCTGCCGTGCTTGCCTTCGCCGCGCGCGGGATCTAAGTTGCGCGCCGATGTTCGATACTCTCAGCGGTAAATTACAGGGCGCGTTCAAAAATCTGCGCGGGTTGGGCAAAATCTCCGAGGAGAATGTCGCCGAATCCTTGCGTGAGGTGCGGCTGGCCTTGTTGGAGGCGGATGTCAATTTCAAGGTGGCCAAGGGGTTCATCGCCAGCGTGAAGGAAAAATCGCTGGGCGAAGCGGTGCTCGCCAGTGTGCAGCCAGGGCAGCAGATTGTTAAAATCATTCACGACGAGCTGGTCACGTTGCTCGGCGACACCAATGCCCAACTCGAAACCGGCGGCAACCCGAGCTGCCTGATGATGGTGGGGCTGCACGGTGCGGGCAAGACGACTTCCAGTGGTAAGCTCGCCAAGTTGCTCAAAAAACAAGGGCGGCAGCCGATGCTCGTGGCGGCGGATGTCTATCGGCCGGCGGCGATGGAGCAGCTCGAAACACTCGGCCAACAGGTGGACGTGCCGGTGGTGGCACTCAAAGGCGAAAAGGATGTGAGCAAAATCGCGAAGGCCGCGCTGGAGGCGGCGCGGGCACAGGCGTGCAATGTATTGATTTTTGATACGGCGGGTCGTTTGCAGATTGATGAAAATCTGGTGCAGGAATTGGTCGACCTCAAAGGCATCATCAAGCCGCAGGAAATTTTGCTGGTGCTCGATGCGGCCACCGGACAGGAAGCGGTCAGCGTGGCCACGCATTTTGATGAAGCGCTGGGCATCACCGGGTCTATTCTTACTAAGCTCGATGGCGACGCGCGCGGTGGCGCGGCGTTGTCGATGAAAAGTGTCACTGGCAAGCCCATCAAATTTGTGGGCCTTGGTGAGAAGCTTGATGAATTTGAAGCGTTCCATCCCGAGCGAATGGCCGGTCGCATTTTGGGGATGGGCGATGTGGTGAGCCTCGTTGAAAAAGCCGCCGAGGCGATTGATGAAGATGAAGCCAAGCGTATGGAAGAAAAAATGCGCAAAGGCAATTTCACGCTGGAGGATTTTTTGGAGCAAATGCGCGCAATGAAAAAGATGGGGCCGCTGGAAAATATTGTGGGGATGTTGCCCGGCGGCGATCAGGCGATGAAGGGTGCGGACCTCGATAAAGGCCAAAAAGAAATGAGCCGAATGGAGGCATTGATTTGCGCAATGACGATTCAGGAACGGCGCAACCCGAACATCTTAAATGCCAGCCGCCGCAAACGCATCGCCACCGGGACAGGCGTGAAAGTTTCTGAACTGAACGGCGTGCTCAACAAATTTTTCGAGATGC includes:
- the ffh gene encoding signal recognition particle protein gives rise to the protein MFDTLSGKLQGAFKNLRGLGKISEENVAESLREVRLALLEADVNFKVAKGFIASVKEKSLGEAVLASVQPGQQIVKIIHDELVTLLGDTNAQLETGGNPSCLMMVGLHGAGKTTSSGKLAKLLKKQGRQPMLVAADVYRPAAMEQLETLGQQVDVPVVALKGEKDVSKIAKAALEAARAQACNVLIFDTAGRLQIDENLVQELVDLKGIIKPQEILLVLDAATGQEAVSVATHFDEALGITGSILTKLDGDARGGAALSMKSVTGKPIKFVGLGEKLDEFEAFHPERMAGRILGMGDVVSLVEKAAEAIDEDEAKRMEEKMRKGNFTLEDFLEQMRAMKKMGPLENIVGMLPGGDQAMKGADLDKGQKEMSRMEALICAMTIQERRNPNILNASRRKRIATGTGVKVSELNGVLNKFFEMQQMMKKMGKMQKMLAKMGGGGLGGLMGR